In Aestuariibaculum lutulentum, one DNA window encodes the following:
- a CDS encoding sterol desaturase family protein — MDKYIEIIQKSYTGYWNYLKHELITINHWDNYFYGLIFISLAVWLLEIIFPWRKQQSIFRKDFWLDTFYMFFNFFLLNLIVLIALSNTAAQFFNDFLSVLGLSISSFQLFDVDALPKVLGLFIFFIVGDFIQWNTHRLLHRVPLLWNFHKVHHSVKEMGFAAHLRYHWMEPVVYKSLLYIPMAIIGGFDAQDVAIIHFFNITIGHLNHANLGWNYGPLKYLLNNPKMHIWHHVKDLPKQVKYGINYGITLSIWDYLFKTAHIPYNGRDIELGFEGDEDFPKDFLNQELYPLNKK, encoded by the coding sequence ATGGATAAATATATAGAAATAATACAAAAGTCTTACACCGGTTACTGGAATTACCTAAAGCACGAATTAATTACCATTAACCATTGGGACAATTACTTCTATGGTCTCATTTTTATTTCGTTAGCGGTTTGGCTTTTAGAAATTATTTTCCCGTGGCGAAAACAACAATCCATATTTAGAAAAGACTTTTGGTTGGATACCTTTTATATGTTTTTCAACTTTTTTCTTCTGAATTTAATCGTACTCATTGCTTTATCGAATACAGCGGCTCAGTTTTTTAACGATTTCTTATCTGTTCTTGGATTAAGCATTTCCAGCTTCCAACTTTTTGATGTTGATGCCCTTCCAAAAGTGTTAGGCCTATTTATCTTCTTTATTGTTGGCGATTTTATTCAGTGGAATACGCATAGACTTTTACATCGTGTTCCCTTACTTTGGAACTTTCATAAAGTACATCACTCTGTTAAAGAGATGGGCTTTGCAGCACATTTACGCTACCACTGGATGGAACCTGTAGTTTATAAATCACTACTTTATATCCCTATGGCAATTATTGGTGGTTTCGACGCTCAGGATGTAGCAATCATCCACTTTTTCAATATTACCATCGGGCATTTAAATCATGCCAATCTGGGTTGGAACTACGGCCCATTAAAATACCTTTTAAACAATCCGAAAATGCACATCTGGCATCATGTTAAAGATTTACCTAAACAAGTTAAATATGGTATTAACTACGGCATCACTTTAAGCATTTGGGATTACCTGTTTAAAACGGCTCATATACCATACAACGGTCGCGATATTGAACTAGGTTTTGAAGGTGACGAAGACTTCCCAAAAGATTTTTTAAATCAGGAATTGTACCCCCTAAATAAAAAATAA
- a CDS encoding carboxypeptidase-like regulatory domain-containing protein → MKLTYTFFFCFLWLHFSVTAQETIKATILDSISKSPIPFATISTTNNFGVISNEYGEFQINLNSTDQIDLTIQCLGYESKIIPLKTFKDSIVLLHPKSIELDEVLVSNKHYTAEEIIDKVKDNLLQNYSTDISKNTLFSRTSFNTKMQKQEIDIEKSSIPELNQAFIDSVIQSLPKNNDYHTELLGNLYTNNYSHSQKLEVIKASKLYNKDTEINLKSFETKLKDIAQKHIKRDSYIKIKSGWFGTKESIDSSFFETEEAKQSKALLDEQETDENTRKELFFMSNKQAISNLINKSFISEKSDLNFIHKSSKYEFQLLDYAFLNDDFVYKISFTPKRGADYQGILYINTDDFAVVRVDYRNVKDLRDFSLLGISIKEYKKEGTLIYGKNEDHSYTLRFAENIQGHNIGIKRPLKIVEKNKNTQGRRKQNELVSDIHFILSSSSKQVLVIFETQMISESKFNNFKENPKVKPTYLPKYDPDFWAGYNVIEPNQAIKDFKIME, encoded by the coding sequence ATGAAACTCACCTACACCTTCTTTTTTTGCTTTTTATGGCTTCATTTTTCTGTAACTGCCCAGGAAACTATTAAGGCCACTATTTTAGATTCCATTTCAAAAAGCCCCATTCCATTTGCAACCATTTCAACTACCAACAATTTTGGTGTCATAAGTAATGAATATGGTGAATTCCAAATTAATCTCAACAGTACAGACCAAATCGATTTAACTATTCAGTGTTTAGGTTACGAAAGCAAAATTATTCCGTTAAAAACATTTAAAGACAGTATTGTTTTGCTTCATCCTAAATCCATTGAATTAGATGAAGTGCTGGTTTCCAACAAACATTACACTGCAGAAGAAATCATTGATAAAGTAAAAGATAACCTGCTACAAAATTATAGTACAGATATTTCCAAAAATACGCTGTTTTCGAGAACGTCTTTCAATACAAAAATGCAGAAACAGGAGATTGATATTGAAAAAAGTAGTATTCCAGAACTTAATCAGGCCTTTATTGACAGTGTGATTCAATCACTTCCAAAAAACAACGACTACCATACCGAACTTTTAGGCAATCTATATACTAACAACTATAGCCATTCTCAGAAACTCGAAGTCATTAAAGCCTCAAAATTATATAATAAAGACACCGAAATCAATTTAAAAAGTTTTGAAACCAAACTTAAAGATATCGCTCAAAAACACATAAAACGGGATTCGTATATAAAAATAAAATCGGGTTGGTTTGGTACCAAGGAAAGTATAGACTCTTCGTTTTTTGAAACTGAAGAAGCTAAACAATCCAAGGCATTGCTCGACGAGCAGGAAACAGATGAAAACACTCGAAAAGAACTCTTTTTTATGAGCAATAAGCAAGCTATATCCAACTTAATTAATAAAAGCTTTATTTCCGAAAAAAGCGACCTCAACTTCATCCATAAATCCAGCAAATATGAATTTCAGCTTTTAGATTATGCTTTTTTGAACGACGATTTTGTTTATAAAATAAGTTTCACACCTAAGCGTGGTGCCGATTATCAAGGCATTCTATATATTAATACCGATGATTTTGCTGTGGTTCGTGTTGATTACAGAAATGTAAAAGATTTAAGAGACTTTAGTTTACTTGGTATTTCAATCAAAGAATATAAAAAAGAAGGCACTTTAATTTATGGTAAAAATGAAGACCATAGTTATACTTTAAGATTTGCTGAAAACATACAAGGTCATAATATAGGCATTAAAAGACCTTTAAAAATTGTTGAAAAGAATAAAAACACCCAAGGCCGAAGAAAACAAAACGAACTGGTTTCAGATATTCATTTCATCCTTTCAAGTTCATCGAAACAGGTTCTTGTTATTTTTGAAACCCAAATGATATCTGAAAGCAAATTCAATAATTTTAAGGAAAACCCAAAAGTAAAACCAACCTATTTACCCAAATATGATCCAGATTTCTGGGCGGGTTACAACGTTATTGAACCCAATCAGGCTATCAAAGATTTTAAAATCATGGAATAA
- a CDS encoding metallophosphoesterase family protein → MSTYAIGDIHGGFKALIQVLNQLEVKEEDTLIFMGDYVDGWSESAQIIEFLIDLSEKINCVFIKGNHDVWCEDWLKSDYVNPTWYIHGGKETMDSYATFSKEEKLLHHEFFKAMPWYHIDDENRLFIHAGFTSMHGVSKEPMVSSFSTDRTLWEMALGLDKSIDENSSRYPNRLKHYNEIFIGHTPTINFGSFEPMNAANVWNIDTGAAFFGRITCMNVETKAYVQSDIVKDLYPGEKGRNRG, encoded by the coding sequence ATGAGTACATATGCCATTGGTGATATTCACGGAGGTTTTAAAGCTTTAATTCAGGTATTAAATCAATTAGAAGTTAAAGAGGAGGATACTTTAATTTTTATGGGCGATTATGTTGATGGTTGGAGTGAGTCCGCTCAAATTATCGAGTTTTTAATCGATTTATCTGAAAAAATAAACTGTGTTTTTATCAAGGGAAATCATGATGTGTGGTGCGAAGACTGGTTGAAATCCGATTACGTGAATCCGACCTGGTATATTCATGGTGGAAAGGAAACCATGGACAGTTACGCTACTTTTTCAAAGGAGGAAAAACTACTGCATCATGAATTCTTTAAAGCCATGCCTTGGTATCATATAGATGATGAGAACAGGTTGTTCATTCATGCCGGATTTACTTCAATGCATGGGGTGAGTAAGGAGCCAATGGTTAGTAGTTTTTCAACAGATCGAACACTTTGGGAAATGGCTTTAGGTCTGGATAAAAGCATCGATGAGAATTCATCAAGATACCCAAATAGGTTAAAGCATTACAACGAAATTTTTATCGGGCATACTCCAACCATAAACTTTGGATCGTTTGAACCTATGAATGCGGCCAATGTATGGAATATTGATACCGGTGCTGCTTTTTTCGGACGCATTACCTGTATGAATGTAGAAACCAAAGCTTATGTTCAAAGCGATATTGTTAAAGATCTGTATCCTGGCGAAAAAGGACGAAACAGAGGATAA
- a CDS encoding glycoside hydrolase family 113: MKCFIIIGLMVLLSSCDITSNANKKINGVSFVASRDSINNGHIKPVLELHANYVAIMPFGFIRNLEHPRITYNSNRQWFGETKEGVEQYVNAFKAKQFRVMVKPQIWVSRGEFTGKIKMSSEEAWKELEETYSNFILDFAKVAEETKVELFCIGTELETFIDHRPEFWFELIKHIREIYSGKLTYAANWNEYNRTPFWNALDYIGIDAYFPVSDLLTPTVEDCKQGWTNYKADLEMFSENLRKPILFTEFGYRSVDYAGKRPWESDRQMNTVNLEAQLNATQALFETCWDENWFAGGFLWKWHHKHETSGGSENFMFTPQNKPVEVFIKDWYARY; this comes from the coding sequence ATGAAATGTTTTATAATTATAGGTTTAATGGTTTTGCTGAGTAGTTGCGATATAACTTCCAATGCAAACAAAAAGATTAATGGTGTTAGTTTTGTTGCATCGAGAGATTCAATAAACAACGGACATATAAAACCGGTTCTTGAACTTCATGCAAATTATGTCGCAATAATGCCTTTTGGGTTTATACGTAATTTAGAGCACCCTCGGATTACGTACAATTCAAATAGACAATGGTTTGGTGAAACCAAAGAAGGAGTAGAGCAGTATGTAAATGCTTTTAAAGCCAAGCAATTTCGGGTGATGGTGAAACCTCAAATATGGGTAAGTCGAGGCGAATTTACCGGAAAAATAAAAATGAGTTCTGAAGAAGCCTGGAAAGAACTTGAAGAAACTTATTCGAATTTTATTTTAGATTTTGCTAAAGTAGCTGAAGAGACAAAAGTTGAATTATTTTGTATAGGCACCGAACTTGAAACCTTTATAGACCATCGTCCTGAATTCTGGTTCGAATTGATTAAACATATTAGAGAAATTTATTCAGGGAAATTAACCTATGCCGCCAATTGGAATGAATATAATAGGACTCCGTTTTGGAATGCGTTAGATTATATTGGAATTGATGCTTATTTTCCTGTAAGTGATTTGCTGACGCCTACAGTTGAAGATTGCAAACAAGGTTGGACAAACTATAAAGCTGATTTAGAAATGTTTTCAGAAAATTTAAGGAAACCCATTTTGTTTACCGAGTTTGGTTACCGAAGTGTAGATTATGCAGGGAAACGTCCTTGGGAATCCGATAGACAAATGAATACCGTTAATTTGGAAGCCCAATTAAATGCAACACAAGCTTTATTTGAAACCTGTTGGGATGAAAACTGGTTTGCGGGCGGTTTTCTCTGGAAGTGGCATCATAAACATGAAACATCAGGAGGAAGTGAGAATTTTATGTTTACACCACAAAATAAACCCGTTGAGGTTTTTATTAAAGATTGGTACGCTCGTTATTAA
- a CDS encoding glycosyltransferase family 2 protein: MTIINVIIPAYNEADSIAKVINDIPDIVDEIIVVSNNSTDLTEMNAKNAGATVLTENNRGYGYACLKGMQYIENKIEKPNIIVFLDGDYSDYPEELTKIVQPIIEKNVDFVIGSRVKNLREPGSMTGPQIFGNWLATNLMALFFSAKYTDLGPFRAIKYDKLLNLNMIDKTYGWTIEMQLKALQQELSYTEIPVNYRNRIGVSKVSGTIKGSIFAGIKILGWIFKYSIKK, from the coding sequence ATGACCATAATTAACGTTATCATTCCTGCCTACAACGAGGCAGATTCCATTGCAAAAGTTATTAATGACATTCCTGATATTGTTGATGAAATTATTGTTGTTAGCAATAACTCCACTGATCTTACTGAGATGAATGCAAAAAATGCTGGCGCCACCGTGTTAACCGAAAACAACAGGGGTTACGGCTATGCCTGCTTGAAAGGCATGCAATACATTGAAAATAAGATTGAAAAACCAAATATTATTGTATTTTTGGATGGAGACTATAGCGATTACCCAGAAGAATTAACCAAAATAGTGCAGCCTATTATCGAAAAAAATGTAGACTTTGTTATTGGTTCTCGCGTAAAAAATCTACGTGAACCCGGGTCCATGACAGGACCGCAAATTTTTGGCAACTGGTTGGCCACAAACCTGATGGCTTTATTCTTTTCTGCGAAGTATACCGATCTGGGACCTTTTCGCGCTATTAAATATGATAAACTATTGAATTTAAACATGATAGACAAGACTTACGGTTGGACTATAGAGATGCAACTAAAGGCTTTGCAGCAAGAATTATCGTACACAGAAATACCTGTAAATTATAGAAATAGAATTGGTGTCTCAAAAGTTTCAGGAACCATAAAAGGTAGTATATTTGCAGGCATTAAAATCTTAGGTTGGATTTTTAAATATAGTATTAAGAAATGA
- a CDS encoding cellulose synthase family protein — MILETTVIIIYSVALLLIFMYALAQLNLLFNYLSSKRCKESCETFDLSNSDEVPFVTIQLPVYNEMYVMERLLDNIAKIDYPKDKLEIQVLDDSTDETVESTREHVEKLQATGLDIQHITRTNRTGFKAGALKEGLTIAKGEFIAIFDSDFLPETDWLKRTIPFFKDENIGVVQTRWGHLNRNYSLLTKIQAFALDAHFTLEQVGRNSKGHFINFNGTAGVWRKECILDAGNWEGDTLTEDLDLSYRAQLKNWKFKYLEDVKTPAELPVVISAARSQQFRWNKGGAENFRKMLWRVLKSENISAKTKLHGLLHLLNSTMFLNVLIVGILSIPMLYIKNEYTHLKPYFYVMSFFVISTIIFFVCYWFMYKNTYGGGIKNFIRYIGMFFVFFSIAMGFSLHNSIAVLEGHWGKKSEFVRTPKFNINTLKDSWKKNKYLKKTISIHVVFEGLLMLYFGFGMYSAFIVGNQGGDFGLFPFHLMLFVGFGYVFIKSLTSKV; from the coding sequence ATGATTTTAGAAACAACAGTTATCATTATTTATAGTGTTGCACTACTGCTAATCTTTATGTATGCTTTAGCGCAATTAAATCTTCTTTTCAACTATCTGTCATCAAAGCGATGTAAAGAAAGTTGTGAGACGTTCGATTTATCGAATTCAGACGAAGTGCCATTCGTCACCATCCAATTACCGGTTTATAACGAAATGTACGTTATGGAGCGTTTATTAGATAATATTGCTAAAATCGATTATCCAAAGGACAAACTTGAAATTCAAGTCCTTGACGATTCAACCGACGAAACAGTAGAATCTACTCGCGAGCATGTTGAAAAACTGCAAGCAACAGGATTAGATATTCAGCACATTACCAGAACTAACAGAACTGGTTTTAAAGCCGGAGCCTTAAAAGAAGGTCTTACAATCGCCAAAGGTGAATTTATTGCCATTTTCGATTCGGACTTCTTACCTGAAACAGACTGGTTAAAACGTACTATTCCGTTTTTTAAAGACGAAAACATTGGTGTTGTACAAACCCGCTGGGGGCACTTAAACCGTAACTATTCGTTATTAACAAAAATTCAGGCGTTTGCTTTAGATGCTCACTTTACTTTAGAACAAGTTGGAAGAAACTCTAAAGGACACTTCATTAACTTTAACGGTACGGCTGGTGTATGGCGTAAAGAATGTATTCTTGATGCCGGAAACTGGGAAGGCGATACCTTAACGGAAGATTTAGATTTAAGTTACCGTGCACAGTTAAAAAACTGGAAATTTAAGTATTTAGAAGATGTTAAAACTCCTGCCGAATTACCAGTAGTAATAAGTGCTGCACGTTCTCAACAATTTAGATGGAACAAGGGTGGTGCTGAAAACTTTAGAAAAATGCTTTGGCGTGTATTAAAAAGCGAAAACATTTCTGCTAAAACCAAACTTCATGGTTTATTACACCTTTTAAACAGCACGATGTTCTTAAACGTATTAATCGTTGGTATTTTAAGTATCCCGATGTTATATATTAAAAATGAGTACACGCATTTAAAACCTTACTTCTACGTGATGAGTTTCTTTGTGATTAGTACCATTATTTTCTTTGTATGTTACTGGTTTATGTATAAGAACACGTATGGTGGTGGTATAAAGAATTTCATTAGATACATAGGTATGTTCTTTGTATTCTTCTCAATAGCTATGGGCTTTTCTTTACACAACTCAATTGCTGTATTAGAAGGTCACTGGGGTAAGAAAAGTGAATTTGTACGTACGCCAAAGTTCAACATCAATACACTAAAAGACAGCTGGAAGAAAAACAAGTACCTTAAGAAAACGATTTCAATTCACGTTGTCTTTGAAGGTTTACTTATGCTTTATTTCGGATTTGGAATGTACAGCGCTTTCATCGTAGGAAACCAAGGTGGAGACTTCGGACTATTCCCTTTCCACTTAATGTTATTCGTAGGATTTGGATATGTATTTATTAAATCATTAACCTCTAAAGTATAA
- a CDS encoding MGH1-like glycoside hydrolase domain-containing protein codes for MKQKGPEAQRLHTEDNYRKWKQWGPYLAERQWGTVREDYSLYGESWEFIDHDKARSNAFRWGEEGIGGFCDSREILCMAPAFWNGKDPILKERLFGLTNNQGNHGEDVKELYFHQVSTPTHSYNKYLYKYPHNAFPYSDLVDRNRRSRDEAEYEILDTGCFKNNAYFDCYIEYAKADVDGILLKVTVVNRGEKAADIHVLPHLWYRNFWKHNKRFERPSMRLSTSQDETVIARSVRNGRYYFYHEGGEQLFCENETNNKRIYNVPNDVDYVKDGINNHVINGEASVNPDKTGSKLAIWYKFSLKPGEERSVKVRLSKDKMESPFQGFDDIFLQRLQECEAFYNETIEAHVPETHQKVAKAAFSGLLWTKQFYYYDVFKWLFGGPGEPKPDRINLRNYSWQHLTNRHVISMPDKWEYPWYAAWDLAFHMASFVEIDPYFAKEQLQLVLQENYMHPNGQIPAYEWNFSDVNPPVHSWAVWQVYEKDKEYTGKGDTKFLETVFQKLLINFTWWVNQKDKNGIDLFEGGFLGLDNIGVFDRNHMPPGITRMQQADATSWMAMFTLNMLRMSLELAKTNKIYEEVAAKFFRHFLNIAWAMHHIGQKDISLWDDEDNFYYDVVEMESGATERLKVRSLVGVIPMFAVEIMHEDLFEELKKFRRKANEIIRTRPDLASLISNLDHTNEEGNYLFAIMRGFRLEHLLKRLLDEDEFLSDYGIRSLSKYHEKHPFVFLYHGHHQIQYEPGESRSNMFGGNSNWRGPIWMPLNYMIIQSLRKYYKFYGDKYTYEFPTGSGNKLTLKQIANELTKRLVKLFERNEDGKYQYHSDDENHMFAKEEHFKSEHLFYEFFDGDTGKGLGASHQTGWTALIANLIMEMDED; via the coding sequence ATGAAGCAAAAAGGACCTGAAGCACAACGATTGCATACCGAAGATAATTATAGAAAGTGGAAACAATGGGGGCCGTATTTAGCGGAAAGGCAATGGGGAACCGTTCGAGAAGATTATAGTTTGTATGGAGAATCCTGGGAGTTTATAGATCATGATAAAGCGAGGAGTAATGCGTTTCGTTGGGGAGAAGAAGGTATTGGTGGCTTTTGTGATTCACGTGAAATTTTATGCATGGCACCTGCCTTTTGGAATGGTAAAGACCCTATTTTAAAGGAGCGTTTATTCGGGTTAACCAATAATCAGGGAAATCATGGCGAAGATGTTAAAGAGCTTTATTTTCATCAGGTATCTACACCAACACATTCATATAACAAATATCTTTATAAGTACCCTCATAATGCATTTCCATATAGTGACTTGGTGGATAGAAATCGTAGAAGTCGTGACGAAGCGGAATATGAAATTCTTGATACCGGCTGTTTTAAGAATAATGCGTATTTCGATTGCTATATTGAATATGCCAAGGCTGATGTAGATGGTATTTTGCTAAAAGTTACGGTTGTAAATCGAGGAGAGAAGGCTGCAGACATTCATGTTTTACCACACCTTTGGTATCGAAATTTCTGGAAGCATAACAAACGTTTTGAGCGCCCAAGTATGAGGTTGTCTACCTCGCAAGACGAAACAGTTATTGCGAGAAGTGTTAGAAATGGGCGTTATTATTTTTATCATGAAGGCGGCGAACAGTTGTTCTGTGAAAATGAGACTAATAATAAACGAATTTACAATGTGCCTAACGATGTCGATTATGTGAAAGACGGAATAAATAATCATGTTATTAATGGTGAGGCATCTGTAAATCCAGATAAAACAGGATCTAAACTAGCCATTTGGTATAAGTTTAGTTTAAAACCTGGTGAGGAACGAAGTGTGAAGGTCAGACTGAGTAAAGATAAAATGGAATCTCCTTTTCAGGGTTTTGATGACATTTTTTTACAACGATTACAAGAATGTGAAGCCTTCTATAATGAGACAATAGAAGCTCATGTTCCGGAGACACATCAAAAGGTCGCTAAAGCTGCTTTTTCAGGATTATTATGGACCAAACAGTTTTATTACTACGATGTGTTTAAATGGTTATTTGGAGGTCCAGGAGAGCCTAAACCCGATAGAATAAACCTAAGAAATTACAGTTGGCAGCATTTAACCAACAGGCATGTTATTTCTATGCCTGATAAATGGGAATATCCTTGGTATGCGGCTTGGGATTTGGCGTTTCATATGGCATCGTTTGTTGAAATAGACCCGTATTTTGCTAAAGAGCAATTGCAATTGGTACTTCAGGAAAATTATATGCATCCCAACGGACAAATTCCGGCTTACGAATGGAATTTTAGTGACGTAAACCCACCCGTACACTCTTGGGCAGTTTGGCAGGTTTACGAAAAAGATAAAGAATATACCGGAAAGGGAGATACCAAATTTTTGGAGACTGTGTTTCAAAAATTACTTATAAATTTCACCTGGTGGGTTAATCAAAAGGATAAAAACGGTATCGACTTATTTGAGGGAGGATTCTTGGGATTAGATAATATTGGTGTTTTCGACCGTAATCATATGCCTCCTGGAATTACCAGAATGCAGCAAGCCGATGCAACAAGCTGGATGGCTATGTTTACTTTAAACATGCTGCGAATGTCTTTAGAATTGGCTAAAACCAACAAAATATATGAGGAAGTAGCAGCTAAGTTTTTCAGACACTTTTTAAATATAGCGTGGGCCATGCATCATATTGGTCAAAAAGATATATCGCTTTGGGACGATGAAGATAATTTCTATTACGACGTTGTTGAAATGGAATCTGGTGCAACCGAACGATTAAAAGTAAGATCGCTGGTAGGTGTTATTCCTATGTTTGCTGTAGAAATTATGCATGAAGATTTGTTTGAAGAGTTGAAAAAGTTTCGACGTAAAGCCAATGAGATTATCAGAACGCGTCCGGATTTGGCTTCGTTGATTTCTAATTTAGATCACACCAACGAGGAAGGTAATTACCTGTTTGCAATAATGAGAGGATTCAGGTTGGAGCATTTATTAAAGCGTTTATTGGATGAAGATGAATTTCTTTCTGATTATGGTATTCGGTCACTTTCAAAATATCATGAAAAACATCCGTTTGTGTTTTTATACCATGGTCATCATCAAATTCAGTATGAACCCGGTGAAAGCCGATCGAATATGTTTGGTGGTAATTCTAACTGGCGCGGCCCAATTTGGATGCCATTAAATTATATGATTATTCAATCGCTTAGAAAGTATTATAAATTTTATGGAGATAAATACACCTATGAATTTCCAACAGGTTCAGGAAATAAATTAACACTAAAGCAAATAGCGAATGAATTAACTAAAAGATTGGTAAAGCTTTTTGAACGTAATGAAGATGGAAAATATCAATACCATTCTGATGATGAAAATCATATGTTCGCAAAAGAAGAACATTTTAAAAGCGAGCATTTGTTTTATGAGTTTTTCGATGGCGATACCGGAAAAGGGTTAGGAGCTTCTCATCAAACAGGCTGGACAGCTTTAATAGCTAACTTAATAATGGAAATGGATGAAGATTAA
- a CDS encoding mannosyltransferase, producing MLNNLQFTNYRKSGFLFVLASTILFFVFAYYSKRTDYNLLILLYSTLFILFYKLIQVYKENIGLLTLISFGFRALFILAIPNLSQDFYRFIWDGRMLLEGYNPYLFTVESFINSHEYPVAQAEELFHGMGELNASHLTNYPPLNQLCFLIAALFAKTNILGSVVVMRLLIIAADFGTLHFGKKLLKVINIPVHNIFLYVLNPFIIIELTGNLHFEGIMIFLLIWSLYLLQKGKWMLSAVVFALSVSTKLIPLMFLPLLFQWFIKRDTSKSKGLIKLMTYYALVLLITMTSFLPFYSTDFVNNYAQTVGLWFQRFEFNASLYYIARAIGYMFRGYNEIGVIGTFIPVLVILFILILTYFRNNKSIQQLIISMLFALSFYLFTATTVHPWYIATLLILSVFTNYKFPLVWSFVIILSYLAYANTNNIENLWIIALEYLIVYTVYIWEVILNKPLKLKKSAEK from the coding sequence ATGCTGAATAACTTACAATTTACGAATTATAGAAAAAGCGGATTTCTGTTCGTTCTAGCTTCAACGATTTTGTTTTTTGTATTTGCATATTATTCAAAAAGAACAGATTACAATTTGCTGATTTTACTTTATAGCACATTATTTATTCTGTTTTATAAACTTATACAAGTTTACAAAGAAAACATTGGTTTATTAACGCTAATATCCTTTGGCTTCCGAGCCTTATTTATTCTGGCTATTCCTAATCTTTCTCAGGATTTTTATCGATTTATATGGGATGGCCGGATGCTATTAGAAGGCTATAACCCTTACTTATTTACAGTAGAATCGTTTATTAACAGTCATGAATACCCTGTAGCACAAGCTGAAGAATTATTTCATGGCATGGGCGAGCTCAATGCCAGTCATTTAACCAATTACCCGCCATTAAATCAGTTGTGTTTTTTAATTGCTGCCCTATTTGCTAAAACGAATATTTTAGGCTCTGTTGTTGTAATGCGTCTACTTATTATTGCTGCTGATTTTGGAACCTTACACTTTGGAAAGAAACTTTTAAAGGTTATTAACATTCCTGTTCATAACATCTTTTTGTACGTACTAAACCCTTTTATAATAATAGAATTAACAGGAAATCTACATTTTGAAGGCATCATGATTTTCCTTTTAATCTGGAGTTTGTATCTACTCCAAAAAGGTAAATGGATGCTGTCGGCAGTTGTTTTTGCATTATCGGTTTCTACAAAGCTTATCCCTTTAATGTTTTTACCTTTATTATTTCAATGGTTTATTAAAAGAGATACTTCTAAAAGTAAAGGATTAATAAAATTAATGACGTATTATGCATTGGTCCTTTTAATAACCATGACGAGTTTTCTACCGTTCTACTCAACAGATTTTGTTAACAACTATGCACAAACCGTTGGTCTATGGTTTCAACGCTTCGAATTTAATGCCAGTTTGTATTATATAGCTCGAGCTATTGGATATATGTTTAGAGGCTATAATGAAATCGGCGTCATTGGGACATTTATTCCAGTTTTGGTTATTCTTTTCATTTTGATTTTAACATACTTCAGAAATAATAAATCAATACAACAACTAATAATAAGTATGCTATTTGCGCTGAGCTTTTACCTTTTTACGGCAACAACTGTGCACCCGTGGTATATTGCCACGCTTTTAATATTATCGGTATTTACAAATTATAAATTTCCTTTAGTATGGAGCTTTGTTATTATTTTAAGCTATTTGGCTTATGCCAATACCAACAATATTGAAAACTTGTGGATTATTGCCTTGGAATACCTTATTGTGTATACCGTTTATATTTGGGAAGTCATTTTAAATAAACCTTTAAAACTAAAAAAGTCTGCCGAAAAATAA